From the genome of Streptomyces sp. NBC_01317, one region includes:
- the mmpB gene encoding morphogenic membrane protein MmpB, which translates to MLWSDPKNEPPEELREGQTMLHRAGVVLALAMVLAMLVLGLL; encoded by the coding sequence ATGCTGTGGTCCGACCCGAAGAACGAACCGCCCGAGGAACTGCGCGAGGGGCAGACCATGCTCCACCGCGCCGGAGTGGTCCTCGCGCTCGCGATGGTCCTGGCGATGCTCGTCCTGGGCCTGCTCTGA
- a CDS encoding enoyl-CoA hydratase/isomerase family protein — protein sequence MGGSEQRYGDFVVVRRSGYVAELVLDRPKAMNAVSTEMARSLAAACTALGADRDVRVTVLTSTHARAFCVGADLKERDSFTDADLVRQRPIARAAYTGVLELPMPTIAAVHGFALGGGFELALACDLIVADRTAVVALPEVSVGVIPGGGGTQLLPRRVGAARAAELIFTARRVKAVEARDLGLVDQLVDEGADREEALALADRIAVNSPVGLRAAKRALRLGQGLDLRAGLEVEDAAWRSVAFSGDRPEGVAAFNEKRTPQWPGE from the coding sequence ATGGGTGGGTCCGAGCAGAGGTACGGGGACTTTGTCGTCGTACGGAGGTCCGGGTACGTCGCCGAGCTGGTCCTCGACCGGCCGAAGGCCATGAACGCCGTGTCCACGGAGATGGCCCGTTCCCTCGCCGCCGCGTGTACGGCGCTGGGCGCGGACCGGGACGTACGGGTCACGGTCCTCACGTCCACCCACGCGCGCGCGTTCTGCGTCGGCGCGGACCTCAAGGAGCGCGACTCCTTCACCGACGCCGACCTGGTACGGCAGCGGCCGATCGCGCGGGCCGCGTACACCGGGGTCCTGGAGCTGCCCATGCCCACGATCGCGGCCGTGCACGGCTTCGCCCTGGGCGGCGGCTTCGAGCTGGCGCTCGCCTGCGACCTGATCGTCGCGGACCGTACGGCCGTCGTCGCGCTGCCCGAGGTCTCGGTCGGCGTCATTCCCGGCGGGGGCGGTACGCAGCTGCTGCCGCGCCGGGTCGGTGCGGCCCGCGCGGCGGAGCTGATCTTCACGGCCCGGCGGGTGAAGGCGGTGGAGGCGCGTGATCTCGGTCTCGTCGACCAGCTCGTCGACGAGGGCGCCGACCGGGAGGAGGCGCTCGCCCTCGCGGACCGTATCGCCGTGAACTCGCCCGTCGGCCTGCGCGCGGCCAAGCGCGCGCTGCGGCTCGGGCAGGGCCTGGACCTGCGGGCCGGCCTGGAGGTGGAGGACGCGGCGTGGCGGTCGGTCGCGTTCTCCGGCGACCGTCCTGAGGGGGTCGCGGCGTTCAACGAGAAGCGGACGCCGCAGTGGCCCGGTGAGTGA
- a CDS encoding acyl-CoA carboxylase subunit beta, with the protein MSEPETAHTTAGKIADLQHRIEEATHAGSARAVEKQHAKGKLTARERIGLLLDEGSFVELDEFARHRSTAFGIEKNRPYGDGVVTGYGTVEGRPVCVYSQDFTIFGGSLGEVYGEKIVKVMDFALKTGCPVIGINDGGGARIQEGVVALGLFAEIFRRNVHASGVVPQISLIVGPCAGGAVYSPAITDFTVMVDQTSHMFITGPDVIKTVTGEDVGFEELGGARTHNTTSGVAHHMAGDEKDAIEYVKSLLSYLPSNNLSEPPAFPEQAALETTDEDRELDTLIPDSANQPYDMHRVVEHVLDDGEFLETQALFAPNILTGFGRVEGYPVGIVANQPMQFAGCLDINASEKAARFVRTCDAFNVPVLTFVDVPGFLPGVDQEYGGIIRRGAKLIYAYAEATVPLITVITRKAFGGAYDVMGSKHLGADLNLAWPTAQIAVMGAQGAVNILHRRTIAAAGDEAAQDAARAGLIQEYEDALLNPYVAAERGYVDAVIMPSDTRAHLVKGLRQLRTKRESLPPKKHGNIPL; encoded by the coding sequence ATGTCCGAGCCCGAAACCGCCCACACCACCGCGGGCAAGATCGCGGACCTCCAGCACCGTATCGAGGAAGCCACCCACGCGGGCTCCGCGCGGGCCGTGGAGAAGCAGCACGCCAAGGGCAAGCTGACGGCCCGTGAACGGATCGGCCTGCTGCTGGACGAGGGCTCGTTCGTCGAGCTGGACGAGTTCGCCCGGCACCGCTCGACCGCCTTCGGCATCGAGAAGAACCGCCCGTACGGCGACGGCGTGGTGACCGGCTACGGCACGGTCGAGGGCCGCCCGGTCTGCGTCTACTCGCAGGACTTCACGATCTTCGGCGGCTCGCTCGGCGAGGTGTACGGCGAGAAGATCGTGAAGGTCATGGACTTCGCGCTGAAGACCGGCTGCCCGGTCATCGGCATCAACGACGGTGGCGGCGCCCGGATCCAGGAGGGCGTGGTGGCCCTCGGCCTCTTCGCCGAGATCTTCCGGCGCAACGTGCACGCCTCCGGAGTGGTCCCGCAGATCAGCCTGATCGTCGGCCCCTGCGCGGGCGGCGCCGTCTACTCGCCCGCCATCACGGACTTCACGGTGATGGTGGACCAGACGTCCCACATGTTCATCACGGGCCCCGACGTCATCAAGACGGTGACCGGCGAGGACGTCGGCTTCGAGGAGCTGGGCGGAGCCCGTACGCACAACACCACGTCCGGCGTGGCGCATCACATGGCGGGGGACGAGAAGGACGCCATCGAATACGTCAAGTCCCTGCTCTCGTACCTCCCTTCCAACAATCTCTCCGAGCCGCCCGCCTTCCCCGAGCAGGCCGCGCTGGAGACGACCGACGAGGACCGCGAGCTCGACACGCTGATCCCGGACTCCGCGAACCAGCCGTACGACATGCACCGCGTGGTCGAGCACGTGCTGGACGACGGTGAATTCCTGGAGACCCAGGCGCTGTTCGCGCCGAACATCCTCACCGGCTTCGGCCGGGTCGAGGGGTATCCGGTGGGGATCGTCGCCAACCAGCCGATGCAGTTCGCCGGTTGTCTGGACATCAACGCCTCGGAGAAGGCGGCCCGGTTCGTCCGTACGTGTGACGCCTTCAACGTCCCGGTGCTGACGTTCGTGGACGTGCCTGGCTTCCTGCCCGGTGTCGACCAGGAGTACGGCGGCATCATCCGGCGCGGCGCGAAACTGATCTACGCGTACGCGGAGGCCACCGTCCCGCTGATCACGGTGATCACCCGCAAGGCGTTCGGCGGCGCGTACGACGTGATGGGCTCCAAGCACCTCGGCGCGGACCTCAACCTGGCCTGGCCGACGGCCCAGATCGCGGTGATGGGCGCGCAGGGCGCGGTGAACATCCTGCACCGCCGTACGATCGCGGCGGCCGGCGACGAGGCCGCGCAGGACGCCGCCAGGGCCGGACTGATCCAGGAGTACGAGGACGCGCTGCTCAATCCGTACGTGGCGGCCGAGCGCGGGTACGTCGACGCGGTGATCATGCCCTCGGACACCCGGGCGCACCTGGTGAAGGGCCTGCGTCAACTCCGTACGAAGCGGGAAAGCCTGCCTCCTAAGAAGCACGGCAACATCCCGCTCTAG
- a CDS encoding spore-associated protein A — MAAALTVLAVGATTTALAQPAGAAPAAAAAQAAYNGVCGTGYKVVNSADIGTQGTVYLTYNAKSGYNCAVTIRKTSGSPVYVFTSVSVPDTYESGSDAGDYRSYAGPVYVYGKGYCVDWAGGIANQGVWTYGSNCGARVATRVTKTDGKSVRSTVAEPSAAVAGGTR; from the coding sequence ATGGCAGCGGCCCTGACCGTCCTCGCCGTCGGGGCAACGACCACCGCCCTCGCCCAGCCCGCCGGCGCCGCACCGGCCGCCGCCGCGGCCCAGGCCGCGTACAACGGGGTCTGTGGCACCGGCTACAAGGTCGTGAACTCGGCGGACATCGGCACACAGGGCACGGTGTACCTGACGTACAACGCCAAGAGCGGATACAACTGCGCGGTGACGATCCGCAAGACCAGCGGCTCGCCGGTGTACGTCTTCACCTCGGTGTCCGTTCCGGACACCTACGAGTCCGGCTCCGACGCCGGCGACTACCGGTCGTACGCCGGACCCGTCTACGTCTACGGAAAGGGCTACTGCGTCGACTGGGCCGGTGGCATCGCCAACCAGGGAGTGTGGACCTACGGCTCGAACTGCGGCGCGCGGGTGGCCACCCGGGTGACGAAGACCGACGGGAAGTCCGTGCGGTCGACGGTCGCCGAGCCGAGCGCGGCGGTTGCGGGCGGTACGCGCTGA
- a CDS encoding biotin--[acetyl-CoA-carboxylase] ligase produces the protein MTDPETPHSRWSDLERPPLNARALRRGLIRPGGLWTSLDVVTTTGSTNSDLADSASSRAEGAVLVAEEQTAGRGRMDRRWSAPARSGLFFSVLLTPGDNVPVHRWGWLPLLTGVAVATAVARSAGVDTALKWPNDLLVTVDGEERKAGGILAERTGDDAVVVGIGLNVSLRATELPVPTAGSLALAEAVSLDRDTLLRSVLRSLEQWYVDWREADGDPAASGLQEAYAAGCATLGRTVRAVLPGARELVGEAVAIDGDGRLVLATESGVQYPVGAGDVVHLR, from the coding sequence ATGACCGATCCCGAAACCCCACACAGCCGCTGGTCCGACCTGGAGCGGCCGCCGCTGAACGCACGGGCGCTGCGGCGCGGGCTCATCCGGCCGGGTGGCCTGTGGACGTCCTTGGACGTCGTCACGACGACCGGCTCGACCAACTCGGACCTCGCGGACTCGGCGTCTTCGCGCGCCGAAGGCGCCGTCCTCGTGGCCGAGGAGCAGACGGCGGGGCGGGGGCGGATGGACCGGCGGTGGTCGGCGCCGGCGCGCTCGGGGCTCTTCTTCTCCGTACTCCTCACGCCGGGCGACAACGTGCCCGTCCACCGGTGGGGGTGGCTGCCGCTGCTCACCGGCGTGGCCGTGGCGACGGCGGTGGCGCGGTCGGCGGGCGTCGACACGGCCCTGAAGTGGCCGAACGACCTGCTGGTGACGGTGGACGGCGAGGAGCGCAAGGCGGGCGGGATCCTGGCGGAGCGTACGGGGGACGACGCGGTGGTCGTCGGTATCGGCCTGAACGTGTCGCTGCGCGCCACGGAGCTTCCGGTCCCGACCGCGGGGTCGCTGGCGCTGGCGGAAGCGGTGTCCCTGGACCGGGACACGCTGCTGCGTTCTGTCCTCCGGTCACTGGAGCAGTGGTACGTGGACTGGCGCGAGGCGGACGGCGACCCGGCGGCGTCGGGCCTCCAGGAGGCGTACGCGGCGGGGTGCGCGACGCTGGGGCGGACGGTGCGGGCGGTGCTGCCGGGGGCGCGGGAACTTGTGGGCGAGGCGGTGGCGATCGACGGGGACGGGCGCCTTGTCCTGGCGACGGAGTCGGGGGTCCAGTACCCGGTGGGCGCGGGTGACGTGGTGCACCTGCGGTGA
- a CDS encoding adenylate/guanylate cyclase domain-containing protein — protein MTVDDAGGGADAQPPQPDNPPSPHSTPHHIVDHTAEPTDDPLAIRLEQLILGADRRYTPFQAARTAGVSMDLASRFWRAMGFADIGQAKALTEADVLALRRLAGLVEAGLLSEPMAIQVARSTGQTTARLAEWQIDSFLEGLTEPPEPGMTRTEVTYPLVELLLPELEEFLVYVWRRQLAAATGRVVQAADDDEMVDRRLAVGFADLVGFTRLTRRLEEEELGELVEAFETTSADLVAAHGGRLIKTLGDEVLFAADDAGTAAEIALRLIETMTHDETMPALRVGIAFGTVTTRMGDVFGTTVNLASRLTSIAPKDTVLVDGAFAEDLIRTGEAPASEAGAAEAAAEAAKEGRETPSYRFGLRPMWQRPVRGLGVVEPWLLARRTT, from the coding sequence GTGACCGTCGACGACGCGGGGGGCGGAGCAGACGCGCAACCGCCACAGCCCGACAACCCCCCCTCCCCCCACTCCACGCCCCACCACATCGTGGACCACACGGCCGAACCGACCGACGACCCGCTCGCCATCCGGCTGGAGCAGCTCATCCTCGGCGCGGACCGCCGCTACACCCCCTTCCAGGCCGCCAGGACCGCCGGCGTCTCCATGGACCTCGCCTCCCGCTTCTGGCGTGCCATGGGCTTCGCCGACATCGGGCAGGCCAAGGCCCTCACCGAGGCCGACGTCCTCGCGCTGCGCCGCCTCGCCGGGCTCGTGGAGGCGGGGCTGCTCAGCGAGCCCATGGCGATCCAGGTGGCCAGGTCCACCGGACAGACGACCGCCCGCCTCGCGGAGTGGCAGATCGACTCGTTCCTGGAGGGGCTCACGGAGCCGCCGGAGCCGGGGATGACGCGGACCGAGGTCACGTACCCCCTGGTGGAGCTGCTCCTGCCCGAGCTGGAGGAGTTCCTTGTCTACGTGTGGCGCCGCCAGCTCGCCGCCGCCACGGGGCGCGTCGTCCAGGCCGCCGACGACGACGAGATGGTCGACCGGCGCCTCGCCGTCGGGTTCGCCGACCTCGTCGGGTTCACCCGGTTGACCCGCCGGCTGGAGGAGGAGGAGCTGGGCGAGCTGGTGGAGGCGTTCGAGACGACCTCCGCCGACCTCGTCGCCGCGCACGGGGGCCGGCTGATCAAGACGCTCGGCGACGAAGTGCTGTTCGCGGCGGACGACGCCGGCACCGCCGCCGAGATCGCGTTGCGCCTCATCGAGACGATGACCCATGACGAGACGATGCCGGCGCTGCGCGTCGGGATCGCGTTCGGCACGGTCACCACCCGCATGGGTGACGTCTTCGGTACGACCGTGAACCTCGCGAGCCGCCTCACGTCGATAGCTCCCAAGGACACGGTCCTGGTCGACGGCGCCTTCGCGGAGGACCTGATCCGTACGGGCGAGGCCCCCGCCTCCGAGGCCGGCGCCGCCGAGGCCGCCGCCGAGGCGGCAAAGGAGGGGCGCGAGACCCCCTCGTACCGCTTCGGGCTCCGGCCGATGTGGCAGCGGCCCGTCCGCGGGCTCGGCGTGGTCGAACCCTGGCTGCTGGCCCGCCGTACGACCTGA
- a CDS encoding acyl-CoA carboxylase subunit epsilon, translated as MIKVIRGNPTPEELAAALTVVQARVRATADGSDATAAPPEPPAAWSAPDRVLRERLPQPGPRSWARTYWPG; from the coding sequence ATGATCAAAGTGATACGCGGCAACCCGACTCCGGAGGAGCTGGCCGCGGCCCTGACGGTCGTCCAGGCGCGGGTACGGGCGACGGCCGACGGCTCGGACGCCACGGCCGCCCCGCCCGAGCCGCCGGCCGCCTGGTCCGCCCCGGACCGGGTGCTCCGCGAACGGCTCCCCCAGCCGGGGCCCCGCTCCTGGGCCCGCACCTACTGGCCCGGCTGA